GTCGTGATCATGGACAGACGCGGAGTCCGCTGGTCGCACACCGACACCGGCCAGATAGGCCGGGTCGTCTCCACCGACCCCAGCCAGGCCATCGCCGGCAAGGACGTCATGGAGATAGACAGCGGCACCCTCGGCCGCTCGGCGCGCGGGAAGGTCCCGCTGCGCGACGGGTCGGGGAAGATCATCGGCGCCGTTTCGGTGGGCATCGCCTACGACAGCGTCCGGACACGTCTGCTGGCGACGATCCCCGGACTCCTCGCGTACGCGGGCGGCGCCCTGGCCGTCGGCGCGCTGGCCGCGTATCTGATCTCCAGACGGCTCCAGCGCCAGACCCACGATCTGGCCTTCTCCGACATCTCGGCGCTGCTCGCGGAGCGCGAGGCGATGCTGCACAGCCTGCGTGAGGGAGTGATCGCCCTCGACGGGACCGGGAGGATCCGGCTGATGAACGACGAGGCCCAGCGGCTGCTGGGCCTCGGGCCCGAGGCCACCGGACAGCCGCTCGACGTGGTGCTCGGCCCCGGGCGTACCACCGACGTGCTGGCGGGCCGGGTGGCCGGCGACGACCTGCTGACCGTGAGCGGCGGCCGGGTCCTCATCGCCAACCGGATGCCGACGGACGACGGCGGCGCGGTCGCCACACTCCGTGACCGTACGGAGCTGGAACAGCTGGGCCGGGAGCTGGACGCCACGCGTGGGCTCATCGACGCGCTGCGTGCCCAGGACCACGAGCACGCCAACCGGATGCACACGCTGCTGGGACTGCTTGAGCTGGAGATGCACGACGAGGCTGCGGAGTTCGTGACCGAGGTCGTCGGGGTCCACCGGGCCACCGCCGAGCAGGTCACCGAGCGGATCCACGATCCGCTGCCGGCCGCGCTGCTGGTCGGCAAGGCCACCGTCGCCGCCGAGCGGGGCGTCTCGCTGCGCATCTCGCCCGCCACCCTGCTGCCCGACCGGCTCGTCGACCCGCAGGGGCTGGTCACGGTGCTCGGCAATCTCGTGGACAACGCGCTGGACGCGGCGGCCGGCTCCGAGGACGCGCGCATCGAGGTGGAGGTACGGGCCGAGGGCCGTACGGTCGTCCTGCGGATCTCCGACAGCGGTCCCGGAGTCCCGCCGGAGCGGCGCGAGTTGGTCTTCACCGAGGGCTGGACGACGAAGGAGCAGCCCTCGCACGGGCGGCGCGGGCTGGGCCTCGCCATGGTGAGCAGGCTCGCCGAGCGTCAGGGCGGCAGCGCGCGGGTCGCCGAATCCGCCGACGGGGGCGCGGAGTTCACCGTCGTACTGCCCGAGGCGCTGGCCGACCCACTGGAGCCGGGCACGGCGGGGGACACCTCGCAGGACACCGGGGACGCCGCGCCGGCGGACGGCTCCGTATGCCCTCCGGCGGGGCCCGTCACCACAGGAGAGACACGATGATCGACGTACTGGTCGTGGACGACGACATCCGGGTCGCCGACATCAACACCGCGTATGTGGCGAAGGTGGCTGGCTTCCGGGTCGTCGCGAAGGCCCATTCGGGGGCGGAGGCGCTCACCCGGCTCGCCGAGCGGCCCGTCGATCTGATCCTTCTCGACCACCATCTGCCCGACCGCAACGGCCTCTCGGTCGTACGGGAACTGCGCGGGCTCGGCCACCTGGCCGACGTGATCATGGTGACCGCCGCGCGCGATGTCGCCACGATCCAGTCGGCGATGCGCCACGGGGCGCTCCAGTACCTGGTCAAACCGTTCAGCTTCGCCGGACTGCGCACCAAACTTGAGGCGTACGCGAGGCTCCGCCGCAAGCTGGAGAGCGGCGGCGAGGCCGAACAGGCCGACGTGGACCGGATGTTCGGCGCGCTGTCGGCGCCGGCCGCGCCGCCCGAACTGCCCAAGGGCCACTCGCCGTACACCGCCGAGGTGGTACGGCAGGTGCTGCTCGGCGCCGAAGGGCCGCTCTCGGCGCACGAGATCGCGGAGAGCGCGGGCATGAGCCGGCAGACGGCGCAGCGGTATCTCAAGCTGCTGGAGCGGGCGGGGCGGGTACGGCTCAGCCTCCGGTACGGCGAGACGGGCCGCCCCGAGCACCGGTACGCGTGGGCGGCGAGCGGCTGAGCCGGGGCGGCCGGGGCGGGTCTTTCGGATCAGGCCCCACCCCTCAGACGGCGCCCGCACCGGTGAGTGAACGCACCTCGGACTCCGCGTGCTTGGCCTCGTCCGCCGGTTCACTGGAGCGGACCGTCCCGATCCAGCCCGCCAGGAAGCCGAGCGGGATCGAGACCAGGCCGGGATTCTGGAGCGGGAAGACATGGAAGTCCACGCCGGGGAAGATCGCCTCGGGGCTTCCGGAGACGACCGGTGAGAACACCACCAGCAGCACGGCGGGCACCAGGCCGCCGTAGACCGACCAGACCGCTCCGCGCGTGGTGAAGTTCCGCCAGAACAGCGAGTAGAGCAGCACCGGCAGATTGGCCGAGGCGGCGACGGCGAACGCGAGCCCGACGAGAAACGCCACGTTGAGGTCACGGGCGAGCAGCCCGAGCGCGATGGCCACGGCACCGATACCGGCCGCCGCGAACCTGGCCACGGCGACCTCGCTGCGGGGCTCGGCACGGGAGTTGGGATGGGCGCCGGTACGGGAGTTCGCGTGCGTGCTCCGGTGCGTGTTCCGGTGCGGGCGCTTGAGCGAGGCGTAGAGGTCGTGCGCGACGGAGGCCGACGAGGCGAGCGTGATGCCGGCGACGACGGCGAGGATCGTCGCGAAGGCGACGGCGGCGACCACGGCGAAGAGGACCGTCCCGCCGGTGGAACCCGCGCCGCCGCCCAGATCCAGCGCGAGCAGCGGCACCGCCGTGTTCCCCGCCGCGCTGGACGCGCGCACCTCGTCGGTGCCGACCACAGCGGCGGCGCCGAAGCCGAGCACGATCGTCATCAGATAGAAGCCGCCGATCAGCCCGATGGACCAGACGACCGAGCGGCGCGCGGCGCGGGCGGTCGGCACGGTGTAGAAGCGGGAGAGGATGTGCGGCAGCCCGGCCGTACCGAGCACCAGGGCGAGCCCCAGACTGATGAAGTCGAAGCGCGCGGTCCAGCCCCCGCCGTAGGCGAGACCCGGGAGGAGGAACTCACTTCCGTGGCCGCTGCGTTCGGCCGCGGCGTTGAGCAGCGCGTTGAAGTCGCCGTGGAAACGGAGCAGTACGAGAACGGTCAGCGCGACCGTGCCGGCCATCAGCAGCACGGCCTTGACGATCTGGATCCAGGTGGTGGCCCGCATCCCGCCCAGCGTCACATAGACGACCATCAGCGCGCCCACGCCGATCACCGTCCACGAGCGCGCCGCCTCGCTCGTACCCCCCAGCAGCAGCGCGACCAGACTGCCCGCCCCGACCATCTGCGCCACCAGATAGAGAACGGACACGGCGACGGAGGAAGTTCCCGCCGCGATCCTGACCGGGCGCTCGCGCATCCGCGCGGCGACGACGTCGGCCAGCGTGAACCGGCCGCAGTTGCGTACGAGTTCGGCCACCAGCAGCAGGACGACGAGCCAGGCGACGAGGAAGCCGACGGAGTAGAGCATGCCGTCGTAGCCGAAGAGGGCGATGAGGCCGGAGATACCGAGGAAGGAGGCGGCGGACATGTAGTCACCGGCGATGGCGAAACCATTCTCCATGGGAGAGAAGAGCCGTCCGCCTGTGTAGAACTCCTCGGCCGAGCCCTGCCGGTGGCGGCTCACCCAGGTGGTGATGCCCAGGGTGACGGCGACGAACGCGCTGAACAGCAGCAGCGCCAGGGTCTGGTGGTCGCCGCTCATCGCCGCTCCCCCGCCGTCCGCCCCGCTCGCGCGGTGTGCTGGTCCCGGCTCCTGGTCCGGTCGAAGACGCTCCAGCGCAGATCGAGCGCGTCCCGGTCCCGGTGCAGCCGGGCATGGCGCGAGTACGCCCAGGTCAGCAGGAAGGTGCTGAGGAACTGGCCGAGCCCGGCGACCATCGCCACGTTCACCGCCCCCGCCACCGGGCGCGCCATCAGATCCGGCGCCGTGGTCGCGGCGACCACATACGCCAGATACCAGCCCAGGAAGGCGACCGTGGCCGGCACGACGAACCGGCGGTAGCGGCTGCGCACCTCCTGAAAGGCCGCGCTCCGCTGGACCTCCAGATAGATGTCGGCCGCGCGGGGCCGGACTCCGTCCTCCGCGGCGCCGATCCCGGCGGCGGGCTCGGCCGTCGCGGACGCGACCGGGCCCGTCGGCGTGCCCGTACCGTCCAGTTCACCCCAGCCGGAGGCCAGCGCGTCGTACCAGGGGTCGTCGGTCCGCACCGCTTGGGCGCCGCGCCCTTCCTGCTTCTCCACCGGTCAACTCTCCTTGTCAGCAGCCTTTTCGGCCGCGCCCCAAGGATGGGCGGATCGGGAGGATCCCGGACTCCTCTCTCCCCGACTTCACCCCATCAGGTGATGTTTGTCCCGGGTGGCCGGATGAGGCCGTGCTGATAGGCGTAGCGCACCGCCTGCGCCCGGTCGCGTACCCCGGCCTTGGCGAAGATGTTGTTGATATGGGTCTTCACCGTGGCCGCCCCGATGTGCAGCCGACGGGCGATCTCGTGGTTGGAGAGCCCTTCCGCGACCAGGGACAGCACCTCGGTCTCGCGAGCGGTGAGCCCGTCGGGGGCCGCCTCACGCTCCGCCGCGGCGGACGCCGCGCTGACCCGCTCCAGCAGCCGCCGCTGCACCGCCGGGGCGAGCCCGGCGTCCCCGGCCATCACGTCCTGGACGGCCTTGACGATCTCGTCACCACCCGCGTCCTTGGTCAGATAGCCGCGCGCGCCCGCCCGAAGGGCGGGGAACAGCGAATCGTCGTCGTCATAGGTGGTGAGCACCA
The nucleotide sequence above comes from Streptomyces sp. NBC_01716. Encoded proteins:
- a CDS encoding DUF485 domain-containing protein is translated as MEKQEGRGAQAVRTDDPWYDALASGWGELDGTGTPTGPVASATAEPAAGIGAAEDGVRPRAADIYLEVQRSAAFQEVRSRYRRFVVPATVAFLGWYLAYVVAATTAPDLMARPVAGAVNVAMVAGLGQFLSTFLLTWAYSRHARLHRDRDALDLRWSVFDRTRSRDQHTARAGRTAGERR
- a CDS encoding response regulator; translation: MIDVLVVDDDIRVADINTAYVAKVAGFRVVAKAHSGAEALTRLAERPVDLILLDHHLPDRNGLSVVRELRGLGHLADVIMVTAARDVATIQSAMRHGALQYLVKPFSFAGLRTKLEAYARLRRKLESGGEAEQADVDRMFGALSAPAAPPELPKGHSPYTAEVVRQVLLGAEGPLSAHEIAESAGMSRQTAQRYLKLLERAGRVRLSLRYGETGRPEHRYAWAASG
- a CDS encoding response regulator transcription factor; translation: MTARVIVVDDQAVVREGIVMLLGLMPGIDVVGAAKDGLDAVALVGELAPDVVLMDLRMPRCDGVEATRLIRERYPATQVVVLTTYDDDDSLFPALRAGARGYLTKDAGGDEIVKAVQDVMAGDAGLAPAVQRRLLERVSAASAAAEREAAPDGLTARETEVLSLVAEGLSNHEIARRLHIGAATVKTHINNIFAKAGVRDRAQAVRYAYQHGLIRPPGTNIT
- a CDS encoding sensor histidine kinase, producing the protein MSAGPTNPQRRRRFGWPRRVFSQVLLMQLAIAAGTAVLATGLFLRPLSDQLDDQAMRRALAIAETTASEPVADALLASRPSVDGPVQAEAERIRRATGAEYVVIMDRRGVRWSHTDTGQIGRVVSTDPSQAIAGKDVMEIDSGTLGRSARGKVPLRDGSGKIIGAVSVGIAYDSVRTRLLATIPGLLAYAGGALAVGALAAYLISRRLQRQTHDLAFSDISALLAEREAMLHSLREGVIALDGTGRIRLMNDEAQRLLGLGPEATGQPLDVVLGPGRTTDVLAGRVAGDDLLTVSGGRVLIANRMPTDDGGAVATLRDRTELEQLGRELDATRGLIDALRAQDHEHANRMHTLLGLLELEMHDEAAEFVTEVVGVHRATAEQVTERIHDPLPAALLVGKATVAAERGVSLRISPATLLPDRLVDPQGLVTVLGNLVDNALDAAAGSEDARIEVEVRAEGRTVVLRISDSGPGVPPERRELVFTEGWTTKEQPSHGRRGLGLAMVSRLAERQGGSARVAESADGGAEFTVVLPEALADPLEPGTAGDTSQDTGDAAPADGSVCPPAGPVTTGETR
- a CDS encoding solute symporter family protein; translated protein: MSGDHQTLALLLFSAFVAVTLGITTWVSRHRQGSAEEFYTGGRLFSPMENGFAIAGDYMSAASFLGISGLIALFGYDGMLYSVGFLVAWLVVLLLVAELVRNCGRFTLADVVAARMRERPVRIAAGTSSVAVSVLYLVAQMVGAGSLVALLLGGTSEAARSWTVIGVGALMVVYVTLGGMRATTWIQIVKAVLLMAGTVALTVLVLLRFHGDFNALLNAAAERSGHGSEFLLPGLAYGGGWTARFDFISLGLALVLGTAGLPHILSRFYTVPTARAARRSVVWSIGLIGGFYLMTIVLGFGAAAVVGTDEVRASSAAGNTAVPLLALDLGGGAGSTGGTVLFAVVAAVAFATILAVVAGITLASSASVAHDLYASLKRPHRNTHRSTHANSRTGAHPNSRAEPRSEVAVARFAAAGIGAVAIALGLLARDLNVAFLVGLAFAVAASANLPVLLYSLFWRNFTTRGAVWSVYGGLVPAVLLVVFSPVVSGSPEAIFPGVDFHVFPLQNPGLVSIPLGFLAGWIGTVRSSEPADEAKHAESEVRSLTGAGAV